One Leclercia pneumoniae genomic region harbors:
- the cfa gene encoding cyclopropane fatty acyl phospholipid synthase: MSSSCIEEVTIRDDNWFRIVNEMLSRAGIAINGTAPSDIQVKHPDFFKRVMREGSLGLGESYMDGWWECERLDIFFTRVLRAGLENQLPSHLKDTLRIATARLLNLQSKKRAWIVGKEHYDLGNDLFTRMLDPFMQYSCGYWKEADSLEQAQQDKLQLICQKLQLEPGMRVLDIGCGWGGLAQYMAQHYGVSVVGVTISAEQQKMAQTRCEGLDVTILLQDYRELRDQFDRIVSVGMFEHVGPKNYRTYFEVVDRNLKPDGLFLLHTIGSKKTDLKVDPWINKYIFPNGCLPSVRQIATASEPHFVMEDWHNFGADYDTTLMAWYSRFLASWPEIADNYSERFKRMFSYYLNACAGAFRARDIQLWQVVFSRGVEHGLRVAR; the protein is encoded by the coding sequence ATGAGTTCATCGTGTATAGAAGAAGTCACCATCCGGGACGACAACTGGTTCCGGATCGTCAATGAAATGCTAAGCCGCGCGGGCATCGCGATTAACGGCACGGCCCCCTCTGATATTCAGGTTAAACACCCGGACTTTTTCAAACGTGTCATGCGGGAAGGTTCGCTGGGTCTTGGCGAGAGTTATATGGACGGCTGGTGGGAGTGCGAACGGCTGGATATCTTTTTCACTCGCGTTCTCCGCGCCGGACTGGAAAATCAATTACCCAGTCATCTGAAAGATACGCTGCGCATTGCCACTGCCCGCCTGCTCAACCTTCAAAGCAAAAAACGCGCCTGGATCGTCGGAAAGGAACATTACGACCTCGGAAACGATCTCTTTACCCGCATGCTTGACCCCTTTATGCAGTATTCCTGCGGTTACTGGAAAGAGGCAGACTCTCTTGAACAAGCCCAGCAGGATAAACTGCAGCTTATTTGCCAGAAATTGCAGCTGGAGCCCGGCATGAGGGTGCTGGATATCGGTTGCGGCTGGGGTGGGCTGGCCCAGTATATGGCGCAGCACTATGGCGTGAGCGTCGTGGGGGTGACTATCTCTGCCGAGCAGCAAAAAATGGCACAGACGCGGTGCGAGGGGCTGGATGTCACGATTTTACTGCAGGATTACCGTGAGCTGCGCGATCAGTTTGACCGCATCGTTTCGGTAGGGATGTTCGAGCACGTGGGGCCCAAGAACTACCGCACCTATTTTGAAGTGGTCGATCGTAACCTTAAACCTGACGGGTTATTTCTCCTGCATACCATCGGCTCGAAAAAAACGGACCTGAAGGTGGATCCCTGGATCAACAAATACATCTTTCCGAATGGCTGTTTACCCTCTGTACGCCAGATTGCTACTGCCAGCGAACCGCACTTCGTGATGGAAGACTGGCATAATTTCGGCGCAGATTACGATACCACGCTAATGGCATGGTATTCGCGTTTCCTCGCCAGCTGGCCGGAAATTGCAGACAACTATTCAGAACGGTTTAAACGGATGTTCAGCTATTATCTGAATGCCTGCGCAGGGGCTTTTCGCGCTCGTGATATTCAGCTGTGGCAGGTGGTCTTTAGCCGCGGCGTTGAACACGGCCTGCGGGTCGCCCGTTAA
- the punC gene encoding purine nucleoside transporter PunC, with translation MTPGKGFLVWLGGLSVLGFLATDMYLPAFAAMQEDLQTPAAAISASLSVFLAGFAFAQLLWGPLSDRLGRKPILLTGLAIFAVGCLGMLWVRDATWLLVLRFVQAVGVCAAAVTWQALVTDYYPASRTNRIFATIMPLVGLSPALAPLLGSWLLAHFDWQAIFAVLFAITLLLMLPAFTLKRRSVQHVSAAAPVTFTTLLRTRAYRGNVLIYAACSASFFAWLTGSPFILNEMGYSPAVIGLSYVPQTIAFLVGGYGCRAALQKWHGHQMLPWLLVLYALSVVATWGVGFIPGANLVELLIPFCLMAVANGAIYPIVVAQALRPFPQATGSAAALQNTLQLGLCFLASLLVSWLIATPLLTTTSVMLATVALAGLGYRMQYVKASEQHETLQPESSEA, from the coding sequence GTGACACCCGGGAAAGGATTTTTAGTCTGGCTTGGCGGCTTAAGCGTGCTGGGCTTTCTTGCAACCGATATGTACCTGCCCGCTTTTGCGGCGATGCAGGAAGATTTACAAACGCCAGCCGCTGCCATCAGCGCCAGCCTGAGCGTGTTCCTGGCCGGCTTCGCCTTTGCGCAGTTGCTCTGGGGGCCGCTCTCCGATCGCTTGGGTCGTAAACCAATCTTGCTGACCGGTTTAGCGATTTTCGCTGTCGGCTGCCTCGGCATGCTATGGGTGCGCGATGCGACCTGGCTGCTGGTATTACGATTCGTGCAGGCCGTGGGCGTATGTGCTGCGGCGGTCACCTGGCAGGCGCTGGTGACAGACTACTATCCGGCGTCCCGTACCAACCGTATATTTGCCACCATTATGCCGCTGGTCGGGCTCTCCCCTGCTCTCGCCCCGCTGCTGGGCAGCTGGCTACTGGCTCACTTTGACTGGCAAGCCATCTTTGCCGTCTTGTTCGCGATTACGCTGTTGTTGATGCTTCCGGCCTTCACCCTTAAACGCCGTAGCGTGCAGCATGTTAGCGCCGCCGCACCCGTCACCTTCACTACGCTCCTGCGCACCCGCGCGTATCGTGGCAACGTGCTGATTTATGCCGCCTGCTCCGCCAGCTTCTTCGCCTGGCTGACCGGTTCGCCGTTTATTCTCAACGAAATGGGTTACAGCCCGGCCGTAATTGGCCTGAGCTATGTGCCGCAGACTATCGCCTTTCTGGTTGGCGGCTATGGTTGCCGCGCAGCCCTGCAAAAATGGCACGGGCATCAGATGCTGCCATGGCTGCTGGTGTTGTATGCCCTGAGTGTGGTTGCCACCTGGGGGGTCGGTTTTATCCCCGGCGCGAACCTCGTGGAGTTGCTGATCCCGTTCTGTCTGATGGCGGTGGCTAACGGCGCGATCTACCCGATTGTGGTAGCGCAGGCGTTGCGTCCCTTCCCACAGGCCACCGGGAGCGCAGCGGCGCTGCAAAATACATTGCAGCTGGGGCTCTGTTTCCTGGCGAGCCTGCTTGTCTCCTGGCTTATTGCGACACCGCTGCTGACGACCACCAGCGTGATGCTGGCCACCGTGGCGCTGGCGGGGCTGGGCTATCGGATGCAGTATGTAAAAGCATCAGAGCAGCACGAAACGCTGCAGCCAGAATCCTCAGAAGCATAG
- the punR gene encoding DNA-binding transcriptional activator PunR gives MWSEYSLEVVDAVARNGSFSGAAQELHRVPSAISYTVRQLEEWLAVPLFERRHRDVELTPAGAWFLKEGRSVIKKMQITREQCQQIANGWRGHLSIAVDNIVRPERTRQMILDFYRHFSDVELRVSQEVFNGVWDALADGRVEMAIGATQAIPVGGRWAFRDMGTLSWYCVVASHHPLAAMPGPLSDDTLRSWPSLVLEDTSRSLPKRITWLLDNQRRIVAPDWASSADCLSAGLCVGMVPAHFARPWIDAGKWVALQLENPFPDAACCLTWQQNDMSPALAWLLDYLGDSETMNREWLREPDALAPQED, from the coding sequence ATGTGGTCAGAATATTCCCTTGAAGTCGTAGATGCGGTAGCTCGTAACGGCAGCTTTAGCGGCGCAGCGCAAGAGCTGCATCGCGTGCCTTCTGCCATCAGCTATACGGTGCGCCAGCTGGAGGAGTGGCTGGCGGTGCCGCTGTTTGAACGCCGCCACCGTGACGTGGAACTGACCCCGGCAGGGGCATGGTTTTTGAAAGAAGGGCGCTCTGTTATCAAAAAAATGCAGATCACCCGCGAGCAGTGCCAGCAGATTGCGAATGGCTGGCGCGGGCACCTCTCTATCGCCGTGGATAATATCGTCCGCCCCGAGCGTACCCGCCAGATGATCCTCGATTTTTATCGCCACTTTTCTGATGTGGAGCTGCGCGTCTCGCAGGAGGTGTTCAATGGCGTCTGGGATGCGCTGGCCGATGGCCGGGTAGAGATGGCGATCGGCGCGACTCAGGCCATCCCCGTGGGTGGGCGCTGGGCGTTTCGCGATATGGGAACCCTCAGCTGGTACTGCGTGGTGGCAAGCCACCATCCGCTGGCGGCGATGCCAGGGCCGCTCAGCGATGATACCTTGCGCAGCTGGCCCTCGCTGGTGCTGGAAGATACCTCCCGCTCATTACCCAAACGCATTACCTGGCTGCTGGATAACCAGCGGCGAATCGTTGCCCCGGACTGGGCATCCTCTGCCGATTGCCTCTCTGCCGGGCTCTGCGTGGGGATGGTTCCCGCCCATTTTGCCCGCCCCTGGATCGATGCCGGCAAATGGGTGGCGTTGCAACTTGAGAATCCCTTCCCGGATGCGGCCTGCTGCCTGACATGGCAACAGAATGACATGTCGCCTGCGCTGGCCTGGCTGCTGGATTATCTTGGGGATAGCGAAACGATGAACAGGGAGTGGTTGCGGGAGCCAGACGCGCTGGCTCCGCAGGAGGATTAA
- the purR gene encoding HTH-type transcriptional repressor PurR, which produces MATIKDVAKRANVSTTTVSHVINKTRFVAEETRNAVWAAIKELHYSPSAVARSLKVNHTKSIGLLATSSEAPYFAEIIEAVEKNCFQKGYTLILGNAWNNLEKQRAYLSMMAQKRVDGLLVMCSEYPEPVLTMLEEYRNIPMVVMDWGEAKADFTDSVIDNAFEGGYMAGRYLIERGHREIGVIPGPLERNTGAGRLAGFMKAMEEALITVPENWIVQGDFEPESGYRAMQQILSQSPRPTAVFCGGDVMAMGALCAADEMGLRVPQDISLIGYDNVRNARFFTPALTTIHQPKDFLGETAFNMLLDRIVNKREESQSIEVHPRLIERRSVADGPFRDYRR; this is translated from the coding sequence ATGGCAACAATCAAAGACGTAGCGAAACGAGCAAACGTTTCCACTACAACCGTATCACATGTAATTAACAAAACGCGTTTTGTCGCTGAAGAGACGCGTAATGCCGTCTGGGCGGCGATCAAAGAGCTGCACTATTCACCGAGCGCGGTCGCTCGCAGCCTGAAAGTGAATCACACCAAATCTATCGGCTTGTTAGCAACCAGTAGCGAAGCGCCCTACTTTGCCGAGATTATCGAAGCCGTGGAGAAAAACTGCTTCCAGAAGGGCTATACCCTGATTCTTGGCAACGCGTGGAATAACCTGGAAAAGCAGCGGGCCTATTTATCGATGATGGCGCAAAAGCGTGTCGACGGTCTGCTGGTGATGTGTTCAGAGTACCCGGAACCCGTGCTGACGATGCTGGAAGAGTATCGCAATATCCCGATGGTGGTGATGGACTGGGGTGAAGCGAAAGCTGACTTTACCGACTCCGTTATCGATAACGCCTTCGAGGGGGGTTACATGGCGGGGCGTTATCTGATTGAACGCGGACACCGTGAAATCGGCGTTATCCCCGGCCCGCTGGAGCGTAATACCGGCGCCGGACGTCTGGCTGGGTTTATGAAAGCGATGGAAGAGGCGCTGATCACCGTGCCAGAAAACTGGATTGTGCAGGGCGATTTTGAGCCCGAGTCCGGCTATCGTGCCATGCAGCAGATCCTCTCCCAATCTCCGCGCCCGACCGCCGTGTTCTGCGGGGGAGATGTGATGGCGATGGGCGCGCTCTGCGCTGCAGACGAGATGGGACTGCGGGTGCCGCAAGACATTTCGTTGATCGGGTATGATAACGTGCGCAACGCGCGCTTCTTCACCCCGGCTCTGACCACCATCCATCAGCCTAAAGATTTCCTCGGTGAAACCGCGTTTAACATGCTGCTGGATCGCATCGTCAATAAGCGAGAAGAGTCGCAATCAATTGAAGTGCATCCCCGCCTTATTGAACGCCGCTCGGTGGCCGACGGCCCGTTCCGCGATTATCGCCGTTAA
- a CDS encoding YnhF family membrane protein, whose product MNTDLKFSLTTTIIVLGLIVAASFTAILH is encoded by the coding sequence ATGAATACCGATCTTAAGTTTTCGCTGACAACCACCATCATTGTTCTGGGTCTGATTGTTGCGGCAAGTTTTACCGCGATTCTGCACTGA
- a CDS encoding MFS transporter: protein MKINFPLLALAIGAFGIGTTEFSPMGLLPVIARGVDVSIPTAGMLISAYAIGVMVGAPLMTLLLSHRARRNALIFLMAIFTVGNVLSAVAPDYSTLMLSRILTSLNHGAFFGLGSVVAASVVPKHKQASAVATMFMGLTIANIGGVPAATWLGETIGWRMSFFATAGLGMVAMVALYFSLPKGSAGERPEVRKELAVLLRPQVLSALLTTVLGAGAMFTLYTYISPVLRDITHATPAFVTAMLVLIGVGFSIGNYLGGKLADRSVTATLKGFLLLLIVIMLAIPWLARSEIGAAISMVVWGAATFAVVPPLQMRVMRVASEAPGLSSSVNIGAFNLGNALGAAAGGAVISSGMGYSVVPVMGAVIAGFGLLLVLLSGRRQPEQVCVAE, encoded by the coding sequence ATGAAAATCAATTTTCCCCTGCTGGCCCTGGCGATAGGTGCCTTCGGGATTGGCACGACTGAATTCTCTCCCATGGGATTACTCCCGGTAATTGCCCGTGGCGTAGATGTCTCTATCCCGACGGCGGGGATGCTGATCAGTGCTTATGCCATCGGCGTGATGGTGGGGGCGCCGTTGATGACGCTTCTTCTCTCTCACCGCGCACGCCGCAACGCACTTATTTTCCTGATGGCAATTTTCACCGTCGGCAATGTGCTCTCTGCCGTAGCGCCGGATTACAGCACCCTGATGCTCTCGCGCATCCTGACCAGCCTTAATCATGGGGCGTTCTTCGGCCTCGGCTCGGTGGTCGCGGCCAGCGTGGTACCTAAACATAAGCAGGCCAGCGCCGTGGCGACCATGTTTATGGGTCTCACCATCGCCAATATCGGCGGCGTTCCGGCAGCTACCTGGCTGGGGGAAACCATTGGCTGGCGTATGTCTTTCTTCGCCACGGCCGGGTTAGGTATGGTGGCGATGGTCGCCCTCTACTTCTCTTTACCGAAAGGGAGCGCGGGTGAGCGTCCGGAGGTGCGTAAAGAGCTGGCGGTGTTACTGCGTCCGCAAGTGCTTTCTGCGCTGTTAACCACCGTGCTGGGTGCCGGGGCAATGTTTACCCTTTATACCTATATCTCACCGGTGTTGCGCGATATTACCCATGCGACACCCGCGTTTGTCACCGCCATGCTGGTGTTGATTGGCGTCGGATTTTCCATTGGCAACTATCTGGGCGGCAAGCTGGCGGATCGCTCGGTCACCGCCACGCTGAAAGGTTTTTTACTGCTGCTGATTGTCATCATGCTTGCCATTCCGTGGCTGGCGCGCAGTGAAATTGGTGCAGCCATCAGCATGGTGGTATGGGGCGCCGCTACCTTTGCCGTGGTGCCTCCACTGCAGATGCGGGTGATGCGGGTTGCCAGCGAAGCGCCGGGATTGTCCTCTTCGGTGAATATCGGGGCGTTTAACCTCGGGAATGCGCTTGGTGCGGCAGCGGGTGGTGCGGTCATCTCCAGCGGAATGGGCTACAGCGTGGTTCCAGTGATGGGAGCGGTGATAGCCGGTTTTGGCTTGCTTCTGGTGCTGCTGTCGGGTCGTCGTCAGCCTGAACAGGTCTGCGTTGCGGAGTAG
- the sodB gene encoding superoxide dismutase [Fe], whose protein sequence is MSFELPALPYEKMALEPHISAETLEYHYGKHHQTYVTNLNNLIAGTAFEGKSLEEIIRTSEAGVFNNAAQVWNHTFYWHCLAPNAGGEPTGELAQAIAASFGSFADFKAKFTDAAVKNFGAGWTWLVKEADGKLAIVSTSNAGTPLTTSATPLMTVDVWEHAYYIDYRNARPNYLEHFWALVNWDFVAKNFAA, encoded by the coding sequence ATGTCGTTCGAATTACCTGCATTACCATACGAAAAAATGGCGCTGGAACCTCATATTTCGGCAGAAACCCTCGAATACCATTACGGTAAACATCATCAGACCTATGTCACGAACCTGAACAATCTCATTGCGGGTACGGCTTTCGAAGGCAAATCCCTGGAAGAGATTATTCGGACTTCCGAAGCGGGCGTTTTCAACAACGCAGCGCAGGTGTGGAACCACACTTTCTACTGGCACTGCCTGGCACCAAATGCGGGCGGAGAACCAACAGGTGAACTGGCACAGGCGATTGCTGCAAGCTTCGGCAGCTTTGCTGATTTCAAAGCAAAATTTACCGATGCGGCGGTGAAGAACTTTGGCGCAGGCTGGACCTGGCTTGTGAAAGAGGCAGACGGCAAACTGGCCATCGTTTCAACCTCAAACGCCGGCACGCCGCTGACCACCAGCGCAACCCCGTTGATGACCGTGGACGTGTGGGAACATGCGTATTACATCGACTACCGTAACGCGCGCCCGAATTATCTGGAACATTTCTGGGCGCTGGTAAACTGGGACTTTGTGGCGAAGAATTTCGCTGCATAA
- a CDS encoding C40 family peptidase, translating into MARINKISITLCALLFTTLTFTSTATASEQARTSAVQKKHLVKVTEPKKKSSSKKTTKKESSKKSSSKKNLAKTQTASSSKKSKTSSRTAPKTASRVVTEKCTVRKGHKTRCVKTSKPTTLAEAHKVRMQKAQKTAMNKLMGQIGKPYRWGGNSPRTGFDCSGLVWYAYKDLVKFRIPRTANEMYHLRDASPVNRGELESGDLVFFRTQGRGTADHVGVYVGNGKFIQSPRTGQDIQITSLSEDYWQRHYVGARRVMTPKTIR; encoded by the coding sequence GTGGCGCGGATAAATAAAATCTCGATCACGCTCTGTGCTTTGCTGTTTACGACACTGACTTTCACCTCAACGGCGACCGCCTCAGAGCAGGCGCGGACCTCGGCCGTGCAAAAAAAACATCTGGTGAAAGTGACGGAACCCAAGAAAAAGAGCAGCAGCAAAAAAACCACGAAGAAAGAGAGCAGTAAAAAGAGCAGTAGCAAAAAAAACCTCGCAAAAACGCAGACCGCCTCCTCCAGTAAAAAAAGTAAAACCTCTTCCCGCACCGCGCCCAAAACCGCTTCTCGCGTGGTGACTGAAAAATGCACCGTCCGAAAAGGCCATAAAACCCGCTGCGTCAAAACCAGCAAGCCCACGACGCTTGCCGAGGCGCATAAAGTGCGGATGCAGAAAGCGCAAAAGACGGCAATGAATAAACTGATGGGCCAGATTGGTAAACCTTATCGCTGGGGTGGCAACTCGCCACGTACCGGTTTCGATTGCAGCGGTCTGGTCTGGTATGCCTATAAAGATCTGGTGAAGTTCCGTATTCCACGTACCGCCAATGAGATGTACCACCTGCGCGATGCCTCGCCGGTCAATCGCGGCGAACTGGAGAGCGGGGACCTGGTCTTCTTCCGCACTCAGGGTCGCGGTACCGCCGATCACGTGGGGGTGTATGTGGGCAATGGGAAGTTTATTCAGTCTCCACGTACAGGTCAGGATATTCAGATCACCTCCCTGAGTGAAGATTACTGGCAACGCCATTATGTGGGTGCCCGCCGCGTCATGACCCCGAAAACCATTCGTTAA
- the grxD gene encoding Grx4 family monothiol glutaredoxin, translated as MSTTIEKIQQQIAENPILLYMKGSPKLPSCGFSAQAVQALSACGERFAYVDILQNPDIRAELPKYANWPTFPQLWVDGELVGGCDILIEMYQRGELQQLIKETAAKYKSEEPSAE; from the coding sequence ATGAGCACCACTATTGAAAAAATTCAGCAGCAAATCGCTGAAAACCCGATTCTCCTGTACATGAAAGGTTCTCCGAAGCTGCCAAGCTGTGGTTTTTCCGCACAAGCAGTGCAGGCGCTTTCTGCCTGTGGTGAGCGTTTTGCTTACGTTGATATTCTGCAGAACCCGGACATTCGCGCCGAGCTGCCGAAATACGCAAACTGGCCGACCTTCCCACAGCTGTGGGTTGATGGTGAACTGGTTGGCGGCTGCGATATCCTGATCGAGATGTATCAGCGCGGTGAACTGCAGCAGCTCATCAAAGAGACCGCTGCCAAGTACAAATCGGAAGAGCCGAGCGCAGAGTAA
- the rnt gene encoding ribonuclease T: MSDIAQFSGLCDRFRGFYPVVIDVETAGFNAKTDALLEIAAITLKMDEQGWLMPDETLHFHVEPFEGANLQPEALAFNGIDPHNPLRGAVSEYDALHAIFKMVRKGMKDQNCNRAIMVAHNATFDHSFMMAAAERSSLKRNPFHPFVTFDTAALSGLALGQTVLSKACITAGIEFDGSQAHSALYDTERTAELFCEIVNRWKRLGGWPLPIGDSEE, from the coding sequence ATGTCCGATATCGCTCAATTTTCCGGTCTGTGTGACCGTTTTCGTGGCTTTTATCCTGTCGTCATTGATGTAGAAACCGCCGGATTTAATGCTAAAACCGATGCGCTGCTTGAGATCGCCGCGATCACGTTGAAAATGGATGAACAGGGCTGGTTGATGCCGGACGAGACGCTGCATTTCCACGTGGAACCTTTTGAAGGTGCCAATCTGCAGCCAGAGGCGCTGGCCTTTAACGGCATCGACCCGCACAATCCGCTGCGTGGCGCGGTAAGCGAATACGACGCTCTGCACGCCATCTTCAAAATGGTCCGCAAGGGGATGAAAGACCAGAACTGTAATCGCGCCATTATGGTCGCCCATAACGCGACCTTCGATCATAGCTTTATGATGGCTGCCGCCGAGCGCTCTTCCCTGAAACGCAACCCGTTCCACCCGTTTGTGACCTTTGACACCGCGGCCCTGAGCGGACTCGCGCTGGGTCAGACGGTGCTGTCTAAAGCCTGTATTACCGCGGGTATTGAATTTGATGGCAGCCAGGCACACTCAGCCCTCTATGATACTGAGCGTACCGCGGAGTTGTTTTGCGAGATCGTCAACCGCTGGAAACGCCTGGGCGGCTGGCCGCTGCCGATAGGCGACAGCGAGGAATAA
- the gloA gene encoding lactoylglutathione lyase, whose amino-acid sequence MRLLHTMLRVGDLQRSIEFYTNVLGMKLLRTSENSEYKYSLAFVGYGEESEEAVIELTYNWGVDSYELGTAYGHIALEVDNAAEACERIRANGGNVTREAGPVKGGTTVIAFVEDPDGYKIELIEAKDAGRGLGN is encoded by the coding sequence ATGCGCTTACTTCATACCATGCTGCGTGTTGGCGACCTGCAACGTTCCATCGAATTTTACACCAACGTGCTGGGCATGAAATTGCTGCGCACCAGCGAAAATTCGGAGTACAAATACTCCCTCGCCTTTGTCGGTTATGGCGAAGAGAGCGAAGAAGCGGTCATTGAGCTGACCTACAACTGGGGCGTGGACAGCTATGAGCTGGGCACCGCTTACGGTCATATCGCGCTGGAAGTGGACAACGCAGCAGAGGCGTGCGAGCGCATCCGTGCCAACGGCGGTAATGTCACCCGTGAAGCTGGCCCGGTTAAAGGCGGCACCACCGTGATTGCGTTTGTTGAAGATCCAGACGGTTATAAAATTGAACTGATTGAAGCCAAAGACGCCGGTCGCGGTCTGGGCAATTAA
- a CDS encoding alkene reductase produces MSASKLFTPLKVGAVTAPNRVFMAPLTRLRSIEPGDIPTPLMGEYYRQRASAGLIISEATQISAQAKGYAGAPGLHSPEQIAAWKKITAGVHAEEGRIAVQLWHTGRISHSSIQPDGQAPVSASALNASTRTSLRDEQGRAIRVDTTTPRALELEEIPGIVNDFRQAVTNAREAGFDMIELHSAHGYLLHQFLSPSSNQRTDQYGGSVENRARLVLEVVDAVVAEIGADRVGIRVSPIGSFQNVDNGPNEEADALYLIEELAKRGIAYLHMSEPDWAGGQPYSEAFREKVRARFQGVIIGAGAYTPEKAEDLINKGLIDAVAFGRDYIANPDLVARLKHKAELNPQRPESFYGGGAEGYTDYPTL; encoded by the coding sequence ATGTCAGCTTCAAAATTGTTTACCCCACTGAAAGTCGGTGCCGTGACCGCGCCAAACCGCGTATTTATGGCCCCGCTGACCCGTCTGCGCAGCATTGAGCCGGGTGATATCCCGACGCCGCTGATGGGCGAATATTATCGCCAGCGCGCCAGCGCAGGTCTGATTATCTCCGAAGCAACGCAGATTTCCGCCCAGGCGAAAGGCTATGCCGGTGCACCGGGTCTGCACAGCCCGGAACAGATTGCCGCGTGGAAAAAAATCACCGCAGGCGTACATGCTGAAGAGGGACGTATTGCCGTTCAGCTGTGGCATACCGGGCGTATTTCGCACAGTAGCATTCAACCTGACGGCCAGGCGCCGGTATCGGCCTCAGCCCTGAACGCCAGCACCCGCACCTCGCTGCGCGACGAACAAGGCCGCGCTATCCGCGTGGATACCACTACGCCGCGCGCGCTGGAGCTCGAAGAGATCCCTGGTATTGTGAATGATTTCCGACAGGCGGTGACAAACGCCCGTGAAGCCGGCTTCGATATGATCGAGCTGCACTCTGCGCACGGATACCTGTTGCACCAATTCCTCTCCCCGTCTTCTAACCAGCGTACCGATCAGTACGGCGGCAGCGTTGAAAACCGCGCGCGCCTGGTGCTGGAAGTGGTCGATGCTGTGGTAGCTGAAATCGGTGCTGACCGCGTCGGTATTCGCGTATCACCGATTGGCAGCTTCCAGAATGTGGATAACGGCCCGAACGAAGAAGCCGATGCGCTGTACCTGATCGAAGAGCTGGCAAAACGTGGCATTGCCTATCTGCACATGTCCGAGCCTGACTGGGCCGGTGGCCAGCCTTACTCTGAAGCATTCCGTGAAAAAGTGCGTGCCCGTTTCCAGGGCGTCATTATCGGTGCGGGTGCGTATACACCTGAGAAAGCGGAAGATCTGATCAACAAAGGTCTGATTGATGCCGTTGCTTTTGGCCGCGATTATATTGCTAACCCGGATCTGGTCGCGCGTTTGAAACATAAAGCAGAACTCAACCCGCAGCGTCCGGAAAGCTTCTATGGCGGCGGTGCTGAAGGTTATACCGATTACCCAACTTTATAA
- a CDS encoding TetR/AcrR family transcriptional regulator, with product MNRNTEHDTREHLLATGEKLCMHRGFTGMGLSELLKTADVPKGSFYHYFRSKEAFGVALLERHYANYHQRLAQHFTGGAGNHRDRVLAYYQETLNQFCSQGIISGCLTVKLSAEVCDLSEDMRTAMDKGASGVITLLAQALSAGRDEKSLSFIGEPLTQAQVLYSLWLGANLQAKISHSAVPLESALAHVQNIIITPGG from the coding sequence ATGAACAGAAACACTGAACACGATACCCGCGAACACCTCCTGGCCACCGGTGAAAAGCTCTGCATGCACAGGGGATTTACCGGCATGGGGTTGAGCGAACTCCTTAAAACTGCCGATGTGCCAAAGGGGTCGTTTTACCACTACTTCCGCTCGAAAGAGGCGTTTGGGGTGGCATTGCTCGAGCGGCATTACGCTAATTACCATCAGCGCCTTGCTCAACATTTTACGGGCGGCGCAGGTAATCATCGTGATCGTGTGCTGGCGTATTATCAAGAGACGCTGAACCAGTTTTGTTCGCAGGGCATAATCAGTGGATGCCTTACCGTGAAGCTCTCTGCCGAGGTGTGCGATCTTTCAGAGGATATGCGCACAGCGATGGACAAAGGGGCCAGCGGGGTGATTACCCTCCTCGCTCAGGCGTTGTCTGCGGGGCGTGATGAAAAATCACTGAGCTTTATTGGCGAGCCGTTGACCCAGGCACAAGTGCTCTACTCCTTGTGGCTGGGGGCGAACCTGCAGGCCAAAATATCGCACAGTGCCGTACCGCTTGAGAGCGCGCTGGCGCACGTCCAGAACATCATTATCACGCCTGGTGGTTAA